TTCGCCGTCGCGCTCCTGATCGGCATCGTCGTCGGCACCTACTCCAGCGTCTTCACCGCGACGCCGCTGGCCGTCGTCCTGGAGCGCCGCACGAAGGCCCCGCCGCCCCGGCCCAAGCAGAAGTCCAGGCCCGTCCGCCGCACCCCCGACGACTCGGGCGCCGTCGTCTGACGCCCGCCGGGCCGCCGCCCGCCCCGGCGACGGCCCGGCGGGGACGTCACTTCTTCGGCACGAATGACCGATTGAGCGGCCCCTTCTTGCCCGTGATCAGGCAGTACACGTCCCGATAGCCGCGTCTCCACTGCTGCTTGGTCGGCGTGGAGAACGTGGGGTAGACGCGGTCGAGCGGCGGGTCGGCCCCCCAGATGTCCGCCGCCCGCTTCGCGCAGCCCTCCAAGACCATCTTCTCGAGTTTCCTTCTGCCCGGGTACTCCTTGTCCTGGAGCTTGTACGTCGCCAGCAGCTGGAACTGATGCGGCAGATCGCAGTCCACGACCGGAGGGGTCATGTTGTCGTCCCACTTCTCCAGGCAGACGCCCTGCTCGAACATCGCCTCGTGCCGGGGAGTGATCACGGAGCGGCTGAGCGGTGCGGTGAGCGCCTTGTCCTCGCCGACGTAGACGAGCGTGCACGTCACAGTCCGCTTCCCGCTCTCCCAGTCCTTGCGCTTGGGGAGCTCGGCCCGCGCGTCGAAATCGTCGTCCACGACCTTCTTCACGTTGTCCGGGGTGCGTTCCTCGCACAGCGCCGCCGCCCGGGCGGTGAGCCGTCCGACTCCGGGGAAGGGGCCGGCGGGGAGCGGCGCCTCGGCGACCACCTCACCGTTGTGGGGGCTGGCACAGGGGAGGGGATACACGTACGGATCGGCCGAGTCATGGGTCTGCGCCGTGAAGCAGTCACCCACCCTCAGGGTCGACGACAGCACGTAGCCGTCCCGCTGACGCGGGTCGGCCTCTCCTTCTGCGGCCGAGAACAGCGAGCGGCCGAACAGCGCCGCGATGATCGCCGCTGCCGCGAGCCAGGCCGCCGAGGCGCCGAGCCCACCGAGAGCGAGGCCTCTGCCGCCGCCTCCCCGGCGGCGGATCTGCACCAGGGCGGCGACGGCGAAGGCGATCGCGAACAGGACCAGGCCCACGGCACCGGTGACCAGGGCGGCGATGGCGAAGCCGTTCGTCCGCGCCCGGTCGGGCCGCTCGCCCGCGATGGGCGAGGGATCCGGACCGTCCGCGGGCGAGGTCTCGTCCGCGCCATCCGCCGGCGAGGGCGCGTCGGCCGGACCGGGCGTGGAGTCCGCGTCGGACGTGGGCGTGTCGGGAGGTGCCCAGGCGGGATCCATCGCGGGGCCGTCCGGGACGTCGTCA
The sequence above is a segment of the Actinomadura coerulea genome. Coding sequences within it:
- a CDS encoding septum formation family protein, whose translation is MTTPPPPDDVPDGPAMDPAWAPPDTPTSDADSTPGPADAPSPADGADETSPADGPDPSPIAGERPDRARTNGFAIAALVTGAVGLVLFAIAFAVAALVQIRRRGGGGRGLALGGLGASAAWLAAAAIIAALFGRSLFSAAEGEADPRQRDGYVLSSTLRVGDCFTAQTHDSADPYVYPLPCASPHNGEVVAEAPLPAGPFPGVGRLTARAAALCEERTPDNVKKVVDDDFDARAELPKRKDWESGKRTVTCTLVYVGEDKALTAPLSRSVITPRHEAMFEQGVCLEKWDDNMTPPVVDCDLPHQFQLLATYKLQDKEYPGRRKLEKMVLEGCAKRAADIWGADPPLDRVYPTFSTPTKQQWRRGYRDVYCLITGKKGPLNRSFVPKK